A single Kryptolebias marmoratus isolate JLee-2015 linkage group LG7, ASM164957v2, whole genome shotgun sequence DNA region contains:
- the rgp1 gene encoding RAB6A-GEF complex partner protein 2 — protein MIEVVASMARGPVFLAGELMECLITFTNPMSHLSTSASSEMLAWASAQIHCQFHASENRVALPARGNKQDVQADSDTVLIPSRGERGQCVLDTPPKILFCDLRLDPGESKTFPYSEVVPIDGPPSFRGQAVKYVYKLTIGCQRVNSPIKLLRVPFRVLVLQGMPEPPFPQDEEVSPSNPFLEEEEASRRDARALERALDMLMVTTSRRCPHMFNITNMRGKVAKFCIFKTVYRLGEDIVGTFNFSEGDIPCLQYSVSLQSEEEIQEQYQRRPGQAISVTGHGRHLESCLHTASSHFSLPIPLNVTPGFSTDTVTLRWRLHFEFVTARDPTEPPTVLQNQSEVTVWAGAEHVDVDTFSWNLPIKVLPTNPALASYVSQFTGTNSISI, from the exons ATGATCGAGGTGGTGGCCTCCATGGCCCGAGGCCCAGTGTTTCTGGCCGGAGAGCTCATGGAGTGTCTCATCACGTTCACCAACCCGATGTCTCATCTCTCCACATCTGCGAGCAG TGAGATGCTGGCGTGGGCCAGCGCCCAGATCCACTGTCAGTTTCACGCCAGCGAGAACAGAGTGGCCCTGCCGGCTCGGGGCAACAAGCAGGATGTCCAGGCTGACAGCGACACCGTGCTCATCCCAAGCAGAG GAGAGCGAGGGCAGTGCGTGCTGGACACACCTCCGAAGATATTATTCTGTGACCTGCGCCTGGACCCCGGAGAAAGTAAAACTT TTCCATACAGCGAGGTGGTGCCCATAGACGGACCTCCCAGCTTCCGCGGTCAGGCGGTGAAATACGTCTACAAACTGACCATCGGCTGTCAGAGGGTGAATTCTCCCATCAAGCTGCTCCGGGTGCCCTTCAGGGTGCTGGTCCTGCAGG GCATGCCAGAGCCTCCATTTCCTCAGGACGAAGAGGTTTCTCCCTCCAACCCGtttctggaggaggaggaagcgaGCCGCAGAGACGCACGAGCTTTGGAGCGAGCTCTGGACATGCTGATGGTCACCACCTCCAGACGCTGCCCCC atatgttTAATATCACCAACATGCGTGGGAAAGTAGCAAAGTTCTGCATCTTCAAGACCGTTTACAGACTTGGGGAGGACATCGTTGGCACTTTCAACTTCTCAGAAGGAGACATTCCTTGCTTGCAG TACTCTGTGAGCCTTCAGAGCGAGGAGGAGATCCAGGAGCAGTACCAGCGGCGACCCGGACAGGCCATCAGTGTGACTGGACACGGCCGACACCTGGAGTCCTGCCTCCACACCGCCTCCAGCCACTTCTCTCTCCCCATCCCCCTCAACGTCACGCCAGGGTTCAGCACAGATACAG TGACCCTGCGGTGGCGCCTGCACTTTGAGTTCGTCACCGCCCGGGACCCGACGGAACCCCCCACGGTCCTGCAGAACCAATCGGAGGTCACCGTCTGGGCCGGGGCGGAGCACGTCGACGTGGACACGTTCAGCTGGAACCTGCCCATCAAGGTGCTGCCCACGAACCCGGCTCTGGCGTCCTACGTGTCCCAGTTCACGGGGACCAACAGCATCAGTATCTGA